The sequence gttgaaacttcttgcAACTCAAAAGTGACGACTTCAACATGATTCTATGAAATGGGCATAAACCcgaaaaaagaaatttatatTTTAGCAAAGGGTATTAGAATAGGTCAATTACTGTTTAATTGATAATCCTTGATTGTCAGGAGCACTTAATAAATAGtgggttcagttttgattttattgGGATGGTCTTGGTCGGGTCTGTTGGTGTGGGGCTAGAAATGACACACTTACTTTAAAGTGCATTGATgatagatgatgatggatgataCACAATTTTCAAACCCTGAGGGTTGGGTGGGTACGTGGGGTCAAATATTGGGGTTGATATATGGGAGTAAATGAGATCACATGCATGTTAGGTATGAAATGGGCCCTCAAAACTATTTTGCACTGATCTGATCTGGTCACAAATGAAAAACTTGATTTGTCTTTGTTGGTATGGCTTCTCCTTATCCTGTCTATGTCCAGTTCCATCAGTCCAAGAAATTCTAATTTCTTTCCTACCTGGCATGGATtacatttaaaattttcctAGGAGACTTGTGTTTCATGCACTTTATGGGAGAAGCTTGATGAGatcattaaatatttttatttatttatttattttttaaagaaaagtaAGATTAAATGGATCaagacaaaaagaaaactatCTGTTTATGTGTATTTTCTAAACATAAGAGGGTGCAAAAAGATTGTATTGCCACTCTCATGTGATAAAGATGCCTTTGTACGATTTCTCATTATTTTGTGCAAGTGAGTAGCATTTTCTTGTTCATGGATCAAATATTACTGAGGACTGCTACATATAAATACTCACCACCCTTGAACTCTCCATAAATAAAACAACATGGCACTGCACATTTTGTTAAGAAGAGAACTAGTATTGGAAATGGATCCTCTCCAGTGTACATTGGATGGCTAGTAGCATATGCGCAAGCACCCCAATAGTTGGGTGTTTTGGGTGCACTAGCACATTGCATCTGGTTCCTTGATTGCATTCTCAATCCGTTGGATTAGGTCCAATTTATATTCTTTGATTCTCGCTCTTACTGGACTGAGTACTCAAATTATTTTTCATGATATCCGAAGTACTTTCCCTATTTTGGGCTATCTCTAGTAGTGGCCTCGACGACCCGTAGAATGGCCAAGTCTGCTTATGATTGACCCCCAACAAGAAGCGGGTGAGCAGTACGAGTGACCCCGCTTGGAGCTGGTTCTTGAGCTAGCAGGGGCAATTGTTTGGTGCTTCAGCcacataaaatcaaaatttaatgaGAAAAGCAAATAAGGCAGCGAAGAAGACATGATTTATGACCACCCTTCTATATAAGGTGGCCTACAATCAGCTCGATTATTGGGAGAGAGTGGTCTACGATCAATTGAGGCATCTAAAGGAGGAGTAGCTAGGTAAATACTTCCACTTGAACACCTTTGCCAGCAAAGAGTTCTCACATTCAAGAAAAAGCCACCCATTGTTTTGCAAGGAGAACATGGTTAAAACCCTAGGAAGTATGAATCCAATGCCCCCTAATCACGCTTACTTGACATAGGAAAGGTTACCAGAGCCATAGAGGAACATTGACATGGATAGAAAAGAACTGATTTAATAAGAATTTCCTTTCAAACATTTGACAATAAACATCCTTTCCAACCAGTCAATCTAGCTTAAACTCACTCAAGGATACTAGAGGCTGCCTCCTTTTAATTGGATTTACCAAGTGCTTTTAGAAAGAGATAAGCATTGGTTGATTTggagaaattaattaaatgaataGTATTGTAATTAATTGATGTAATGttccttgttttatttttaacttaaaGATGAATATTCTATCAAAAAGAAACTTAAACATGCACAATTTTTCTgctaaacacaaacacaaaacaAATTTTGGGAAATGTGCTTTTAAAAGGTATTTCATATCACTAGTTGCTTTAATAACCATGCATGATTAtccttgtttttgttttatcttCCACACCTTTTAAGACAAACATGCTCTCCATAGTCTAGTTTTAATAACAAAAGATCATTCTTTTGATGTATCTATCCTCTATTATTTGTTTGGAATTAGctatgttagagagagagagatgatgatgatgatgaagaagaaaaggtgatGGTTAATTGAGCAACCAACCACTCCCAACCTCTCCCACAGTGGGTATAATAACATAGAGACCCTTGAattaaaaaggatttttttttttttttaatctcaaacTCAGATAGAGCTGTGGGCTGCCACCCTTTAAGTCTGCAAAAAGGTCTCTGCTGTGCTTGCTTTGCGTAATAATAATCATCATGCATGTAAGTGGGAGAAGGTGAAGACTGAtatctggagagagagagagagagagagagagagagagagagagagagttttttttttaattattattattttttgggttgcAAATGAAAAGGgatgttgggttgggttttaatTTAGCTTATCTATAAAACCTTCTTAAAGCTAGTGCTCCTCTTTTTctaatttcctttctttccctGCTCTGTTTCAtccctttccttttctctcaTCTTAGAAAAGCCAAACACATCCAAATTCTCCAACTTCTTCTTtgcctttttctcttctctatctATTCCTTGACCCCACCTTCTCATAATGCTTGTCTCCGCTATCATACAACTGCCACTTGTATAACCTTTCCACacctttttagtttttttaatttGCCTTCAAAGATCAGCAATCCACCTTACAAAGACTTTGTTTTaaatatatgagagagagagagagagagagaaccagagAACAGCAGGGACAGCAGAAATAGAAACCATGAACTTCCTTTTCATGTTCCATATTAGGCCAAACAGAGGCAAAAATTTGGTGGGTTTTTTGATTGTGGAGATCACTAACACAGCTAGTCAAAAGCTATGGAGCAATACTTATGAATTACCTGGTTTTAGATCAACCAACCACACTCATAATAATCAATTCCACGCGTGCTTGActgtacacacacacacattcataATTTTACGCGTTTTTTTAATCACAATCAGTCAATCAATTAAGGAAGCTTTAAGTAAGTAATCAAGTATGATTAAAGTATATAATTATCACAAAAAGTGTGATTATCAAAAAGGAAACCTGAACATCAGCAGCATTAGATATGAACAATTCTATAAAGTAGAGAGATTCTTAATGTTAGAAAGCAAGGGTGCAAAAGACTTCTTAAAAAGAGCCTCCGTTTTTAATCAGAAAGCATTAAGAATCAAGGTAgagtagtagtagtagaagTTGTAAGTAACCTTTCAAACTCCTTTGGGATAAACTAAAACTTAAAAGGGCATTGAGAGATCTAATTAGCTTTTCTTACACTGcaaaagcttctttttttttttttgggaggtggGGTTGCCAAAAAGAACGAATGGCATGTTTCTTGAGTCTTCAAGAAAAATGACAGCAACTCTCTTTTGATGACCACtccaacaaggaaaagaatgaaactgaaaaaggaaaatgtaaACATAATAAATTGCATAATTGAACCACTCACACAATCTACAATTActttaaaaatacaaaatttaatTTCCTTCTCATCTATACATGCAATATGAGCAAAGTGGAGAGGTGGTTCTCATCTTATTGATCATTGTCCAGGTAAATAATATGAATAATTATAAATGGCAGAAGCAAAAGAaggtaaaatataaaattgagccattccccccccccccccctttcccccGGGCTGTTGAGATTCTATTACTGTCTCAACTCACTAAGCTCTTCTGTACTAGTCTTTCCTTAACCCCTCCACCACCCCTCCATTGTTGCAATTTTCCTCTATACCAGTTGACCATATTTACATCTCTACCCACCAGCCAGAAATCGGAATTGGCCATCACAATCCCACCCCCTCCAAATCTTCACAGCCTGTTGTCAACAGCCACTGTGATCTTATCAGGCAGCCGCCATTCCTCACTATTCTGTTGTCCCTCTGAGTCCCTAACTGAGACAAGCCGAATAATGGCAGTGTCATCAGAAATTGCAGCTGAAGATAGGCCAGTTTTCATCTGATGAAAGCTCGGTACCAAAACCTTATCTGCCCAGTCCACCACTTGAGTCTGGCTGAACCAAACACCACCCACAATCTTCTCTAGTGTTTCAGTATCCACCTCAACTGACCAGCTATCCCCGACAATGGCTGCAAATCGTGAGGCTATGGTGCTGGCAATCTTGCTCCGGAGTGAGTCAAAGTCGACAGGTTTGAAAGTGATGGTTTCATCAGCGAAATTGAGTAGCTCATAAGACAATGGCGTTGTTGTTGAAGACCGCAGCTGAACTGAAGCTGTTGTTGTGGAAGGTCGCACATTCACAAGGCTTCTTCCATGTTCATGCTCAACAGTAAGGTCGCTTGAATTGCGTGACCCCTCTCTTCCATCATCTTCAGCATCAGCTGCTTCATTCAGATCAAATGATAGACCTGGCGCTGATTCTTTCCTAGGCTTTGTAACCCGATCATCATCATGCAGCCAATCAGCCCGGCGCTTGCTAGTTTTTACAGAGACTGATAATTTTAACTGCCAATCACTACCAGCCACAGATGCAAGCTTCTCTTCATCGACTGGTATACAATTTGACAAATTCTTGAGATTTTCCGGCAACCAACTAGCCGTTAAGACGAAGATTGTGTTCCCAAGGCTGACCTCACGTCCATGGGAATCTGCAAGCCGACCTCGTTCCATTGCCCGTTTAATTCCCCCATGGACAAGCATATCTGCTCGATCAATATCCTCAAGCAAAATTAGAGAGAATGGGTTCCTCCGAACAGTTTCCACTATTCGATCCAATACAGTCTTCCCACGGAAATTCTTATCCAATACCTCATCATCACTAGACTGTGAACCAATATGAATGATGACTGGATTTGAACTACATACCAGTTCCGAAAGGGCTGaagccatcttcttcttcccaaccCTATCTGGACCCACAAACAATAACCATGTTTCACCCCTTGCCGCACCACCACGCCGTTTATTGTTACCAGATTTGCACTGGGTTACAGTTGTTGCCACCACAGATGCTGCCTCCGTTTGCCACCCAACCTTCTCTGTTAACCCCTTAAAAAGCATCTTGAATGAATCAGCATCCAATGGGGTAATTGCTTTGTCCTTCTGCCAATCTGAGACGTTGTCTTGCTGCTGTGAAGAGATGCAGCCAGCAAAGTCCTTGATGCGCTCATTGTGGTTTTTCTCTGGTGAATTTTCAGAAATCTTTGGCCGCCCAAGAGCAAGGTCTGTTCTTACAGGGCTTCCCGGTGGAGTCACCTCCCGTTCTGAATGTTGGTTTGGTGGTTGACTTTTGTTCATTAGCAGTGTTCCTCCCAGACTTCTGGTCAGTGATAACTTCGGCTGGAAAGGTTGACGTTGGAGCAGGTTAGAATTGTACAAGGATGTCATTGAGAGGGCAGGTGGAGCAATTCTATCAGAGCCGATACTTCGATGAAAATTGGGATGAAGATGCAAACAAGTGTCATCCCATTTCTTCTGCAATTCTTGAGTTTTCTGCTTCCACATCAGTTCTTGATCCTTGGCCTGTAATACCCATgaatataaaacaaaagaaattgatTGACTTAGTTAAAAACTActttgatattttgatttagCAACTCAGAAAACAGATATGACGCTCAATGAGCATACCTGCATCTGATCCTTGACAATATCTGGCTTCGCCATCTGCAACCATGGTGGTAATGATGACCGAGTTGCTTCCGGTTTCGCTTCAGAGGAGGATTTCTCGAACTGCTTTGCTACAAGTTTAGCTAGCTCTTGCTCATAATTCTCCATACATTGTGGACAACAGCTCATCCTTTGGGCTGGATCGATGTTTTCAGACGGGCGTCTTGCAAGAGCAGGTGGTGCAGGAGGGAAGCTCTTCAGTGGCGCGAGAGACTCAACTGAGCTGCTCAAAATCCCATTGCTTCCAAACCTGAAAATGCCAAAAATGTCACAGAATTTAAATATTGTGGCTTTCCAGCCCACATTAAGCACTGAGTTTATAGTCAACGTAACAGGATTAGTTCCATATCCAGGGAGGGGAAAGTTTTACAAGAGAATTGGTGGAATTGACCCATAAGCAAGAAGTGCATCAACATGGAAATTTAATAACAATCCCATGAAGCTGTCAATCTTGGAAGTGCACATCTAACAAGAATCAACTCAATATCAGGATGCAAGTTTCCACAATCCATAATTACTGTGTATAAGATGAGAACATCAAtatcaaagaaaatgaaatggaaCTAATTTAATCTTTTCTCAGAAGAGTTGCTAAGAAAATGATGCTCTAAACAACAACAGTACTAAAATTGAAACTCTGTGATTCCATAATTACTGAATTGAGGAATGTGAATGCACCTTGGAAACAAGCCTGGATGTGGGTTTCTCGCTGTAATTGGAACTGCCTGCAGATCCCAATCATTCTCCATTGAAGGATGATAAACCTGGCACCTCAGGTAGGTCTCGCAAGTCGCCGTTCCGATTAACCACAACCGCCCAGCACAGCCCTCATTGAATCTAGCCAATAGCTTAGCCATTTCTGCAACTGCAATCCTCCCTGTTTCCGACACAATCTGCTGCTGTATCTGCGCAGGACCAGGAGAGCCAAAACCAGTCGGCTGCTCCACAAGCCATTTCAGGTCACCCAAATCAAGAATCACACCACCTGCGTCGCTGCTGCTACAGCTATTGATTTTGGTCTCCACCAAGACCTCcaactctttaagcttcatagAGATCTGGGTCCTATCCAAAGGAAAATCCTTATCCAACGAGATCAACTGAACATTCCTGAGAGGCCCATCACCGACCTCTCTTCTCTCAATCCTCTGCAAAAGTTCCCTCACCACAGATTCAAGCTCAGATTCACCTACGAAAACCGGGTTCCTCTTCTTAGCCCTCAATAGAATATCGAAAGCTTTCTTCACCTCTTCGGTTCTCTGCTGTCCAGATTGAGGAGAACTcccttgctgctgctgctgcaacctGGGATTCAGATACAGATTCCTATTCGCCGTCTGTGCGGGGCGGAACCCCAATCCGCCACCAATTGTGGATGAATTAATGGAGCTTGAAGCATTAAGAGACTGTTCTATGGTGGCTTTGACAGCAGGGCTCGAGAAGCTAGCCTCTCTCATGACTCGGCTCACGCTTGGATCATCTAGGATCGAAACAATGAGCTGTTCAAGCTCCACCTTCACCGCTAAAAGGggttgttgctgctgctctGGGCAGCCTCTACGTTGATGGGCTTGAGCTCGCTTGAGAGCAGCCATGAGAGCATTGGAGATTGGGGGGTCAATACCAGGGGAGAGGTTTTGGGCTGAAGGGAGACGCTCGAGGGCGACACTGAAGCAGAGCTCGAGTGCTCTGCATTGGAGAGGGTGAGAAGAGTTTGGGTGAGATCGAATACAGGCTTGTCGAAGGTACCCAGATGGAGAGGCCAAAAGGGTTGCAGCGACATGGAGCGGTGTGGTTTGGCCGTGATTCCGACGAGCTGCTTCGGCGATTGAGTGATTCAGAACAGTCGCCGCCTCGGGGGTTAATGTCTGCTGGATTGTACTCAAACCAGCTCTCATGATGGTTTCTGCTGCTTCAACTTCTACGAAAAATTTCTCA is a genomic window of Macadamia integrifolia cultivar HAES 741 chromosome 13, SCU_Mint_v3, whole genome shotgun sequence containing:
- the LOC122060006 gene encoding protein SUPPRESSOR OF MAX2 1 is translated as MRAGLSTIQQTLTPEAATVLNHSIAEAARRNHGQTTPLHVAATLLASPSGYLRQACIRSHPNSSHPLQCRALELCFSVALERLPSAQNLSPGIDPPISNALMAALKRAQAHQRRGCPEQQQQPLLAVKVELEQLIVSILDDPSVSRVMREASFSSPAVKATIEQSLNASSSINSSTIGGGLGFRPAQTANRNLYLNPRLQQQQQGSSPQSGQQRTEEVKKAFDILLRAKKRNPVFVGESELESVVRELLQRIERREVGDGPLRNVQLISLDKDFPLDRTQISMKLKELEVLVETKINSCSSSDAGGVILDLGDLKWLVEQPTGFGSPGPAQIQQQIVSETGRIAVAEMAKLLARFNEGCAGRLWLIGTATCETYLRCQVYHPSMENDWDLQAVPITARNPHPGLFPRFGSNGILSSSVESLAPLKSFPPAPPALARRPSENIDPAQRMSCCPQCMENYEQELAKLVAKQFEKSSSEAKPEATRSSLPPWLQMAKPDIVKDQMQAKDQELMWKQKTQELQKKWDDTCLHLHPNFHRSIGSDRIAPPALSMTSLYNSNLLQRQPFQPKLSLTRSLGGTLLMNKSQPPNQHSEREVTPPGSPVRTDLALGRPKISENSPEKNHNERIKDFAGCISSQQQDNVSDWQKDKAITPLDADSFKMLFKGLTEKVGWQTEAASVVATTVTQCKSGNNKRRGGAARGETWLLFVGPDRVGKKKMASALSELVCSSNPVIIHIGSQSSDDEVLDKNFRGKTVLDRIVETVRRNPFSLILLEDIDRADMLVHGGIKRAMERGRLADSHGREVSLGNTIFVLTASWLPENLKNLSNCIPVDEEKLASVAGSDWQLKLSVSVKTSKRRADWLHDDDRVTKPRKESAPGLSFDLNEAADAEDDGREGSRNSSDLTVEHEHGRSLVNVRPSTTTASVQLRSSTTTPLSYELLNFADETITFKPVDFDSLRSKIASTIASRFAAIVGDSWSVEVDTETLEKIVGGVWFSQTQVVDWADKVLVPSFHQMKTGLSSAAISDDTAIIRLVSVRDSEGQQNSEEWRLPDKITVAVDNRL